Genomic DNA from Telopea speciosissima isolate NSW1024214 ecotype Mountain lineage chromosome 2, Tspe_v1, whole genome shotgun sequence:
TGATCTCCTTTCAGTCGAGTGGATCTTACGTTTTGCTTTCTTGGCTCCCTGTCCGCTTGCTTTCATGTACATCTTCTTCACTCTCATGAAATAAGAACACCCCTCGCTCGAAAGAGCCAACAATGCTGGTAATGGGCCAACTGTCAACTGAACAATGACCCTGTTTTTGCAGCCATATTAGACCATGAATGGCGGAGGGTATAAACCCTGACTGGAGTAATGAGTGGAATCTCTCAATGGAGAGTGATCCGTGGAGCTGCTACAAAGGAAAATGAACAGTGATTTGATTATTCATGAAACTATTGTAGTCATATGAACAATCTTGAGAATATTTTCACTTCTCACAGCAATTCATTCTAACATAGAATCTTACAGAAATAGTGACGAAGGCAGTAGTGGTGGTGAATTCTTCCTAGTTCAGCATATAAAACCAAACCAACTGACACTTCCTTCCCTTACATATTATGGTCCACTGTCACGATTTCATCACTGCTCTAATTGTATTTTCACTCTCTTAACAACCCAAACAGCAGactagtgcagttggtgagtCATACtgtgcttcatgcccatgctcaccaggaagTACTCGAGTTCAAATCTTCTCATTGGTACCTTACCCACTCCCTattccccacccccacctctcCAAAAACAAATAATTGTATTTTCACTCTCTTAACAATCCAAAAAAGAATGCATTTATATAGAGGCATAGTttgattttatcattttatgctGTAAATTACCAATTTaaatttttacccaaaaaaaaaaatttaccaattTAAACTTAGATGACTACTTCAGATAAGGGGTTTCAGACTTGCatataaatcaaattcaaaCCTTTGGGACTAACCACTGGAAACAGacaatagataaaaaaaaattcagagaaTTTAGAAAGAGCATTGTGGATGTACACCTAGTATTACAGGTTGCAATCCTTCAATAAATGTTGTTTCCCTTAAATTCTGAATGTACACTGCAGGGAAGAGCTGTGATATCGAAATTGTAGATGATCTGCCATAACGCTTTGAATATACAGATAATGTTGGATGCACTAGGAAAATGAGAAACTTCTTGTGCCTCAAAAAATGTGAATTGTTAGGGGAAAGATCAAAGAAACAGATACCAATGGACTTGCACAAGGAGAATGATGATGTGATGGACTAACAAGTTCTCATGCCCTGCCAGTTTGTATAAGTTGCAAAAAGCAAACAAGTTCTGCATTCTAGTATTTGGGGTTGAAAAATGTTTACATCTGCCAACAACCTACTTATTTAGAAAATGACATTATTATTTTGAAACAGAAATAACAGTGTATTTGTAGTTCATTTTTCATTCCATGGACAAGGATAACAGTGcaggaaaagataaaagattaaaCGATTTGCACGGTGGAGGGAGGGAAATTGCTGATTGTAGTCTCTAATCTTGAGTTGGGTAGAAACCATTAACCGTCATTCCACCATCAACAGAGATAACCTGGCCAGTGATGTATGAGGAAGCAGGTAGGCAAAGAAATGCCACTAGGGAGGATACCTCCTTTGGCTCTCCAGGGCGCCGAAGAGGAGTTCGTGAGACAATCCTTTCAAAAATCTCTTTGTTGTCAATCAACTACAAGAAAATatgcaaaatgaaaaaatcATTAAACATGGTTATAAGTgcacaaaagtaaaaaatactAAAGCAAAGCACATCAGAGAATTGAATAAGTTCACCAAATGGCCAAGTTCATGGTGTCCTCAGTACAAAAGCAATATTTAAACCTCGTATCCAGGATGATCCAACTTGACCAATTTCCTGCATGCCAACCTGGTCGATTCCAAGCAATTCTGGTTGAATTTGGAGGACTGGGGATTCTCATAACCAGTCAGCTGAGGTTTGAGGGGCATATGTATCACATTTCTTGATTGGCTATTGTTGATCAACAAAGACAGACTGGGAGTGCTAAAAGTCATCCTATTTATGGTCATAGTTGTTACTGACTACATTCATTAAGaacttgacccaaaaaaaagaagacaagtattATTTGAGGAATAAGATTGCAAGGAATACGGTCAGCATAAGAAACAACTGATGGGGCAAAAAAATCACATTAGGGTCCAACTCTAATAGCTCTTAAAATTCAGCACAAGAGATTTCCAGTTGAAATATTTAATTGAACAATAGGCCAGAACTACTGCAGATATCTCTCCTGTTGCCCCCAATTGATTTCCCAATCGAAGACAAAAAGCCCAAAAGATTGACCAAACGGTATCATCATAACTAGATGAACAGTTTAGAGTTCACTGTAGTTTTCCCATGTCTTGGTCCTCAAAAAAGAATGCATTAGATATGATTATATCAAAGGTATTGAATCCAGTTGATTTTGGCATAGAGATTAATGGGCTAAAGAGGTTGATTGATTGGTCTAAATAATTTTGCATATGCATCAAACAGCATGGGGCAAACATATTTGGACTTGGGATGGATGTTGCAACTTGCATCACGAAAACAGTTTTTAAAACCGAactaagaaaaaaagggaaagaattaAGCAACAGAATGTTCTGTGGTGCAATGGTTAGTGTTCACTTATCATAAAGTACATTGCAGGTTCAATTCTTCACATATGGCAACTCATTGTTCATTTTTAAACTATGGAAACTAGCGAACCAAAACAGATGGTTCTCAAAAATAATGGATGGTTCATGAAAACCAACTGGTTCGATTTCAGTTTTCACCAATCACAATTTGATACCCAGACCGAACAGGAAAAGATATGGCTCTGGTTTGACCACCGGTCCATTCCAGTTTTAATGACTAAGATCTCAAACATCATAAGATCAAAATTGCACATTAGCAGCATGAGGGAATTTTACTTGTTCTACAAGTGATGTTCTGATAATCCAAGGTGAGACAGAGTTGCTCCTAATATTGTCTTTTGCCCATTCACATGCCAAGTTCTTTGTAAGTTGATTAAGTGCTCCTGGAAAAAACAAACAGATCATCTCACAACTTTCAAATCGAACACTACAATTTTCCAACTATCAACTTTCTCATAGATGATACTAGATAGCATTGGTTTAGGTGTATTACCCTTGGTTGCTGAATAAATACTGCCAGTACCAACTGCCACGACGCCAGAAACGGAGGAGATGAATACAATGCTACCCATTCCTGATGATTTCAAAAGAGGATGTGCAAGTTGGCATAGATGGAAAGTAGATTCCAAGTTGGTAGCCATCAGGGTTGAATATTCTTCAGCAGTGTATTCGATGGATGGCTTTGTTATATTTGTACCAGCATTGTTTATCTAGAGAGAGACAGGATAAACAAGCACTGCCACCTTtattcatcaaaagaaaaaagctagagagagagagagagagtgtgtgtgtgtgtgtgtgtcccAATCATTTGAACAGTAAACCAGATCTACAGCCCTTAAAAGATAAAACCGAAACTGAAATTTGAGTCTCACAAAATATAAATAACTTAACCCAAAACTACAACAGAATTTCCGGACAACTAGAACACAAGCTACCATAAATAGTCAAGACTGTTTGATGTATGGTCGGTCAGTTGGACTGTTCAATCTCTGACCATCTGATCAAGATGGTTCACTCTCCAGGCCAATTTTAAAACATTGGGATTTAAGAATATGTTTATAAACATTTAATAAGAAACATCACTTTGGTTCTTAGATGATAATTTGTGAGTGTTCATTCTGTACTATCCACAGATAAGCTTATTTTGGATTCTTGTTCTTgagaaataacaaaacaaataaaatagcTACTTCATTTCCCCAAGTGGCTGAAGCTAGTAGATTTCAGAAAGTTAGGAGATTAACTTGCAATGCATAAGAAGTTAGGGGGCATCGTACCCTCATGGCAGCTCAATGTGAAGTGAACAGAGGGTGCTGTATAATTACCAAACCAGCCTATAGGACTGATGCAAAAATGAACTCTTTCTTCTAGAACATACGAGACCTTTCAGCTGGACTTTTGAGTATATGATAGAACTCTATTGTCAAGTCACAAGCTGGTTTTTCAGGTGCATGGTTCCTTCTCATAAAGTTTTATGAGCTTTTGCAGCATTTTTTGTTACAATCATGCTTTTTTAGTTGGGCTATCTCAATTGTAATAAAATTCGTTTACTTGTTCAAAagtgaaaaggaaaaacagaaacaTCATCATACTTGAACAAACATCATCAAAGTCATGGATCATGTTTAAATAAGTATCCAATCTACAAAAAGGCAGGCTGTATGTGTTTCTTATAGTTGGAAAGAATCTCCACTGCCACATGGTAAAAAAGCCTTCTCTACAAGAACCATAAGTCACAAAGTAGCCGTACCACCAAAGAATTTAGTTGTACACTCGACAGATAACCCTGAAAATCCAGGGAATAATTGGATAATTGAATATTATTATTAGTTCCAGCACCTTTTATTTATATACTAGTTAAAATCTTGAAAACTTAAGATGGAATTATGTGCTTATTACGGGGAACATCAACCACACAGGGGAGGAGGAATACTAACTTCTACTTAAGAATTAGTCAAATTAATCTGAATTAAGTCTATGCAGATAACCAAAAACGGGGCAATTTGAGAGAACGTTTCTTTATGTATAACCATTGACAAGTATGGACTTTCCAATCGAAGGCCCGAAGTACCCAAAGAAGATATAAAACAGAGAGAATTCAAAACTTACAAGGATGTTGAGGTTGCCACCAAAAACAGAAGAGACAGTCTCCATGAGTTTCTCTCGTTGAGATCGAGACGAAGCATCGCAGACCGACCCAGTAACTTGGAAACCCTTTCCCTTCCAGTCACACAAGCACCCGTTGAGTTCGGCTTCGTTTCGAGAACAGGTATGCACGACCGCACCTAATCCAGCTAATTCCTCGACAACGGCATACCTGCGACACAGAGATATCACAAAACATGTCCCTTACAATTTATCTCAAACAGAACTTttcatcaaaacccaaaaagtctataaaattttcttttgcttttggtTCGATCCTTTCGTTGTCTgcaaaacaagggaaaaaatgaaggaggagaaagagatataTATGTGGAAAAGAATACGAACCCGATCCCTCTGGTTCCTCCAGTAACAAGAGCAGTCATTCCCTTGAGTGACCACCGCTCGTCCATTATACTGCTACCTGCTTCCGCCATTTTTACTCTGCAACTATCCTACATCCACTTAATATGGACATGTATTAGCAATGTTACACCAGTTATacttccattttccattttggtcagctgtggtgcgcttcatgctcATGCTCACCCGGGAGGTCTAGTTCGAGCCTTCCCTGGCTGTTacttccctccaatccctcacataagagtggaaatgaccatcttatcccctgcccaaacacactgcccaaagtaggatagggtggtcatttctgttcCTATGTGAGAGATTGGAGAGAATTAGAACAcacagcgaattggaggtgataaaaattcattaattcCCCTTATCCTCCTTAGGAgtaataataatagggttttttacaaatgtcCCTTGAAAATATTCGTTTATCCAAATAcccccttacaacttttctaattgtaaactcttccttactttcaaaacagtatagcactttggtccagttAATTTGGGAAGTTAGAccttagtttcagggaatctaatgaccaaaatgcctttctaaaagaaacccatcaaaattaaagaataaaatgaccgAATTACCCTTAACTTCgccaaatcatttagggtttgaaattgaaaattttttctcaAATTGGTTAGGATTTGAATCTATCTAGAAAGCAAGAGAACAGAATGGATGAAGTTGGCATTTTGACCTTTCTCATTCTGGAGAtcatttgggtttgaaactgaaattttagCGATGGCATTTCTCATTCTTTCTATAGGAATATaattatattaagggtattttggggttttagaaattttgtaCATGCCACGTCATCATTTAATGGTGTATTTTAACGATTA
This window encodes:
- the LOC122650145 gene encoding tropinone reductase homolog At5g06060-like isoform X2, whose translation is MAEAGSSIMDERWSLKGMTALVTGGTRGIGYAVVEELAGLGAVVHTCSRNEAELNGCLCDWKGKGFQVTGSVCDASSRSQREKLMETVSSVFGGNLNILINNAGTNITKPSIEYTAEEYSTLMATNLESTFHLCQLAHPLLKSSGMGSIVFISSVSGVVAVGTGSIYSATKGALNQLTKNLACEWAKDNIRSNSVSPWIIRTSLVEQLIDNKEIFERIVSRTPLRRPGEPKEVSSLVAFLCLPASSYITGQVISVDGGMTVNGFYPTQD